One Candidatus Poribacteria bacterium genomic window, CGCCAAAAGTGTCCATGTGCGCGATGCGACGCAACGCGTTCCGGTAAAGACCCTTTTCATATCTTACCGTCTGATGACTTTTTCAAAAATTTACAGCTTGTAGACATTCAGTTGGTGGGGCGTTATGCGGTGCGGTTGATTTGGAATGATGGACATCGTACCGGAATTTATACGTTCCAGTTTTTGCGAGAACTCAGCGAAGATGCTCTGGTAACTGAAGATGATAAGGTATAGTGGGTGCTATTCGGACAGCAGTTGCAGAACAAGATAGCAGTTAGGTGTCTTCTTCTCAGCCCCTAATTCACTGCTAAGCCTCTTACATTCATTCCAATAACGCGTATAATTGAGGGGTCGGTATCGGCGGCGTTGTGTAATAAAGGTTTTATGACAACACGCTAATTCATTGCCGTTATGAATCGGATATCCCCAGACCCGACAGATGACTGGACGGTGCTCGTAGACAGCACACACTCCGCCTATTAGCATCGGACACTGACCTTCAGGCGTGCCTTTTATCACCCCGATTGCTTTCATGCCTGCATCGGGTATGATGTTTTCAACATTGTAGCCGTGCGTCTCCAATTTTTTGATAGTCCGCTCGGCTTTCCGGCGGACATGCGTGCGAAGCTGGGGAGAAAGCATCCGCAACCCGATCTTCAAGTCCTGAGCTTCGACCTCACTAATCGCCATTGTTGCTGTATTCTGGCAGCAGGAGAAGCAGTCAGTTGGACACGGTGTGCCCCCCGACGCTTCACGCAAACGTTCAACATCGCGCTGAATCTCGCTAACAAGTTCACGATAGGCTTCCATAGCAACACCTAATCCAAGGAAAGCGCGTAAACAGCATGGCGGAAGATAACGACTTTTGCCCCATTCGCTAAAATCAGCTTAATCTCATAAGGACTCACCCAGTCTATCGTCCCATGAAAAATCTCTCCCTCTCGGAGTGTGATCTCAATCATAGATTTACTTCTTCGGGCACTCTGCACTGCCTCGGTATCCAGTTCACAGGTGTCGGCATCAGAAGTTAATTGCGTTAACTGCTGTGCCTTGACATCTTCATCAATATCAATAGCTGCCTGAACCCGTTCCGCGTCAACATCCTTATAGCAGTATTTAACATCCGTTTTAGCGACGTGCCGCTCCGTTCCATTGCTATTGAGGGTCAAACGTGAGAGCGTCATTTCAAGGACCGTTGCGGGAAGTTGAACATCGTCGGGCAATGCGAAAAACATCGGGGTTTCAAAGTTAATCTGTTTGAGGATGTAAAGGTCTCCGAAGCTGAGCTGTTTTGAAGTTTGTTCTTTCGGATCCTGGGTCGAAGTTTCAGCAGTGTCGAAATCTCTGGGGGAGATTGGCTGGCTCCTCGGTTTCGCAGTCGGTTTTGAAGTCGCTATAGAGACACTGCGGTCGCGGCGGCTCCGAATCGGCTTTGACCGGGGGGTTTCTTCCCTAAAGGTAGTACGTTCATTACTGAGGAATTGGTCTTGATGTTGCCCTGGGAAACCTGAGTAGCCACGCGGAATGATCGCTTTTCCTTGTCTCAGCCATCGGCGTTCTGTGGGAGTGAGCAACACTTCAACATTCTGGGCGACGAGTCCCTTCTCACCTTCAACAATGTTGTATTTGACCCGTTGACCGACCCGGAGTTCCTCGTATTCGGGTTGCTTAATGGCGGAACTGTGTAAGAAGACATCAGCATCACTGCTATCTTGGGCGATAAATCCGAAACCTTTATCGAAATTGTAGTACTTAATCCGTCCTGTAGGCATTATATGCTCCTGGCGTCTTGTCCATTTTCAGGAAGCTGACGCTAAACATTCACCATTTGCGTTCCTATGTGAGCATTTCTCTTTCATCAAGAAGCTGGCACGTCAGCCTCTCTGAATTTATTGTTTTTATTCACACAATAAACCTGCTGTATTATCAAATTCTTCAGCGTCAAAACCCTATGCTTTAGCGTGGGGATGTAGACACTGTTTTTTCTTGAAGTGATTTGCTAAACCTGCTATAATATTGAGCGTAATCGGCATAGGTTGTAGTTGATGCTGTGGTAGATATGCTAAACAAGTGAGACGACTATGTAAAAGCCTTACACCTCAAAACTTGTTGAAAATCTGCTTGACATACACAGTAGGGAAAGACAGGTCATGCTGAATCCCATTTGAAAATGTGTATCAAATTTTTTCGTAAGGACACTTCAGTGTCGCAGTCGGGGTAGCGTCTGTTGCAGGAGGCTTCGTAAGACTTGCTCGCAAGCAGAGGTCGTTGATCGCACGAAATCTTCTGTAGAGACTACTTTTGCAGAAGCCTCACTCTTTAGAGCGAGGTCTATCACAATAGAGCAACTTTGCGCATTTGTAGCAATTTTTGCAAGCCTACGCGTTTTAATAATATGGAGAATCCACAAATTACGTCCTGCCCACTATAACGTTATATAGTAAAACATAATTCAATATATTTGTCAAGTATAGTGTTGTGAACATTTCTTGCCAATTCGTTTTATATACTTGCTTTGCTTGATGTATGTAAATATTCTTACGAGATGTAGTCCGAAAAGTTACGCGATATTTCACGCGAACGCCAATATCAGCAAACCCAACCCAAATCTAAATAGCCGAAATGGAAATTCTGTTTCGAGTGTCTAATTTTTAGGAGACCTTACATGGCAACCACCGATTTAGCACACCATATTCAGTCGATCCGCCTCGTTGATACACACGAGCATATGCGGCGCGAAAACGACTGGGTCGAGAACGGTCCCGATATTCTCCAAGACTTGTTCGGGAACTATGTTCCCGCCGATTTAGTAACAGCGGGTGCCTCTCCAGAAGCAATGGGCGATCTAATGGACGCTTCCAAGGATATCGCGTCGCGGTTTGAAGGCATCCGAGAGGCATGGGAAGCAACTCAGTTCACCGGGTATGGTGAGGCTGTCAGCCTCATTGCCAAACATATCTATGGCCTTGACGAACTCACAGGCGATGGACTCGCAAGTGCCGATAACCTAAAGACGCTTCGCACTCCCGGTAAACGCTATCACATTTTACACGACCTCGCAAATCTTGACCATATCCAAACAGACGACTTCAGCTGGCCGTGTACCCCGGACACTTCCGGTCCTGACTTTTTTCTTTATGACCTCTCTTGGGCAACATTTTGTAACGGACAGATAGATCCAAGTGCCATTCACGCCGAAACAGGTGTTGAAGTCAGCAATCTTGCCTCTCTCAAACGTGGAATGGAGGCGATCTTTGCTAAACACGCCGGTTGTGCTATCGCTGTAAAATCGCAACATGCTTACAACCGCACGCTCAACTGGATCGAACGCAGTGACGCTGAGGCTTCCGATGCCCTGAATACTGTGCTAACACAGCCTGCTTCAGAAGTCGATGAAGCGACACGCCTGTGTCTCGGCGATTGGTGTTGGGCACGCGGTGTTGAACTCACGATTGAACACAATCTCCCTTTCAAAATTCACACGGGTTACTATGCAGGCAATGATCGGATGCCCGTCCGCCGTATTCCTGCTGGAAATATGTGTGCTTTGTTCGCTCGGTATCTTGACGCGAAGTTTGTCCTCATGCACATCGCCTACCCTTACAACGATGAACTGGTCGCACTCGCCAAGCACTACCGAAATATCTGGGTAGACTTCTGTTGGGCATGGAGCATTGATCCATACAGCTCACGCGATTTCCTGCGTCGGTGCATCCACGCCGTGCCGTCCAATAAGTTATTCGCCTTTGGCGGTGACACGGGTTGGCCGACGAGTGCAATGGCTTATGCCATCCAAGCGAGAAACGAGATCCGCCGTGCCCTTGAGGCAGAAATCGCAGACGGTTACCTCACGGAGAAACAGGCGATGGCGTTCGCGACTCGGATTATGAATACAAATCAGTATGCCTGTTTTGACATCGATGGCACCCGTGCAAACATTGCAAAAGCGGCATGACGTTACAGGTGAACATTGCGTTTATGCGTCGCGTAAGGCTTGCAGGCTCGTTGTATAAGGTGACCGCGCCACGCCTTTTTCAGTAATAATCGCCGTGACGAGTGACGCGGGTGTGACATCAAAGGCTGGACTATAGACCTTCACGCCTTCAGGTGCGGTTACCTTTCCGAACCCTTCGGTTACCTCTTCCGGTGCACGCTGTTCGATAGGAATTTCCGCACCGGTTTCAAGTGAAAAATCTAATGTTGAAGTCGGGGCGGCGACATAAAAAGGAATGTCGTGTGCATCGGCGAGGATAGCTACATTATAAGTGCCGATTTTGTTTGCAGTGTCGCCGTTGGCAGCGATCCGATCAGCCCCGACAACAACACACTGAATTTTGCCTTCTTTCATAACCTGTGCTGCCATATTGTCACAGATAAGGGTCACATCAATTCCAGCTTGCATCAACTCCCAAGTGGTGAGCCGTGCGCCTTGTAGCAAGGGACGCGTCTCATCGGCATAAACCTGTATCTGCTTACCGGCTTCGTGTGCACTGAACATCACAGCCAACGCGGTGCCATAGTCAGATGTAGCCAACCCGCCGGCGTTGCAGTGTGTCAGAATGGTATCGTTTTCATTTAGCAATGCCATTCCGTGTTGTCCAATCGCGCGACACATCGCTTTATCCTCAGCGATAATCTCTAAGGCCTCTGTGAGCAGCACCTCTTTGAGTTCAGAAATCTGAAGGTGGCTGTTCTGCTCGGCTACTCGCGTCATCCTATCGAGTGCCCAAAAGAGGTTGACGGCTGTTGGTCGCGAGGTAGCCAAGTAATCGGTTGCGGCTTTGAGTTCAGCCGCAAAAGCGTCATAAGTTTTCGCCGTAGAATTCCAGATTCCGAGCACCGTACCCAAAGCACCGGCAATGCCGATTGCGGGGGCACCTCGCACCCGCAGCGACTTAATCGCTTCCCAGATCGATGGAAGATCGTCACAATAAATCTGCTTAAATTCGTTGGGCAACAGCGTCTGGTCGATGAGTCGGATTCTACCATCCGCCCATTCAATTGTTGAAAATGCCATTTTTCGCAGCATCCCCTCCCTAAAAAAAACGAAGTATGTTGGTAAGTAAAGAAACAAAAAACTAAAATTATCCTTTAAATCGGACATGTCAGCTGACCCAGTTCATCGGTCAACCGTAGGTTCTCGGTGTAATCAACTGGGCAATCGATGATTGATGGGACCTTCTGGTTGAAAGCATCATTGAGGATAGGAACGAGTTCGTCACTACTTTCAACCCTGTAGCCCTTGGCACCGAAGGCTTCAGCATATTTGACAAAATCAGGGTTCGTAAAATCAATATGTGCAGGTCTTCCGAATCCGTTCATCTGTTTCCACTCAATAAGCCCATAAGCTTCATCATTGAAGATGAGTGTGACAAAAGGGACTCCGACTCGGACAGCAGTCTCAATTTCCTGAGAGTTCATCAAGAATCCGCCATCGCCGCAGACGGCTAAACATTTACGTTCAGGATAGATAAGTTTGGCGGCGATAGCCCCCGGCACAGCGATGCCCATTGCAGCAAATCCGTTGGAGATGATACATGTATTGGGTTTATAACACGGATACATCCGCGCAATCCACATTTTATGTGCACCGACATCGGAAATGAGAATATCGTCTTCAGCAAGTACAGAACGGACATCACTCAATATCTTTTGGGGTTTTATCGGAAATCCTTTGTCATCTCGGTGTTCATCGAGTTGATCGAGTATAATTTTCCGCAAAGTATTTGAGGCATATTCCGAATCTTTAGGATAAATTTCTTCTGCCATCAGATGTCTGAGGCTCTGCCGAATGTTCCCGACCATCTCGACATCAGTGACATAAGCGGCATCACTTTCACTGGCGTCGGTATCAATATGAATGAGTTTCTTGTCGCGATTTGGATTCCAGAGCCGAGGGTGGTATTCAACAATATCGTAGCCGATAGCGATGACGAGATCTGCCCGGTCAAACCCGCAAGAGACAAAATCGTTGGCTTGCAATCCAACACTGAGTAAGGAGAGCCGGTGTGTCCACGGGATGCTCCCTTTCCCCATAAAAGTGTGGGCAACCGGAATGTTTGTCATTTCAGCGAATTGGGTCAGTATTCGTGAGGCTTTTTGTCGGACGACCCCATTTCCTGCAAGGATGATAGGCTGTTTTGCATCGTTAATCAATTGCGCAGCGCGCTCCAGACAGGATGCGACAGGTTCCGCTTCGCTCGGATAGTCGTGTCGGATAGGTTCGGCATCAATCTGCATCTCTGCGACATCCTCGGGAAAATCGATGTGGGTTGCCCCGGGTTTCTCACTCGTTGCTGTTTTGAAGGCTTTACTGATAGATTCCGGTATGATTTCGGGTAGGTGGATGAGCGTGTTCCATTTCGTCATCGGTTTGAAGACGGAGACAACATCCATGTATTGATGCGATTCTTTGTGCATCCTGTCGAGGCTGGCTTGTCCAGTAATTGCGACGAGCGGTGCCCGATCCATATTGGCATCCGCAACGCCTGTAACAAGGTTCATGGCACCGGGCCCGAGGGTAGCGAGGCAGACACCGGCGCGTCCAGTGAGACGACCGTAGACATCCGCCATGAAGGCGGCCCCGCGTTCATCACGTGTCTGAATGAATTGAATCTTTGACTCCAAGAGGGCATCCATCAAATCCAAGTTTTCTTCGCCAGGTATTCCGAAAATATAGTCAACATTTTCGTTCTCAAGGCATTTAACGGTGAGTTCTGATGCTTTCATGATTCGACTTCCTTAGATGTATTGCTAATAGATAATGAGTCCTAAGTTAGTTTCCAGAATTTCTTAACGCTAAACTTAGAAATATTGATGACAATCAGCAAAAATTTGTTTTTTTCGATTCCGTCCTGTGCAATAATATAACAGATTGCGTCTAAAAAATACAGACTTAAATCCAGAGCACAGAACTATTCATGATGGCTTTTACAACATCCCGAACAAGTTCGGGCATCCACAGATAAATTCGCCCACATCATTCTGTAAATAAATATACGAAGGCTCATGAAAATAAATTTTATCTATCTCTACATTCTCGTGTTATTCGTAAACACACAAATCGTTTTTGCCCAAAGTAATTCAGAAGGCTTCCTTCATATCACAAACACCCCTGGTGAACTCATTGTACGCCTACATTCAGATGCTTCCGTTGGAGCACTTGACAGGTTGAATAAACGGCTCGGTGCTGTATCTGCCGCCCCTATTTTCTCACCAGCGACACCTGCCGGACAACACCCGCGTCTTAAGAATACCTACCTCATCCGATTCCCAATACAATGGGCATTAGAGCCGTTGCTGCAGCACTATGAACAACATCCTGCTGTTGAAGCAGTCGAATTGAACCGTCTCAGTCAGCCTTGTGTAGGAACGGTGCCAAATGATCCGGGTTATAGCGAGCAGTGGAACCTGAGATTAATAAATATGATAGAAGCGTGGCGTATTGCGCAAGGAAGTCCACAGGTAACAGTGGCTGTTGTGGATAGTGGTATAGCGACACGACATCCTGAATTCCGCTCACAACTCTGGCAAAATAGGGGTGAAATACCTCAAAACGGGATTGATGATGACAGAAACGGTTATATTGATGACATCAACGGTTGGGATTTTAGCGATGCGCCGACGCTACCCGGTGGTGGTGATTGGAGGGTGCGCGACAATGAACCTGAGGACGAGACTGGACACGGGACACATGTCTCCGGGATTATCGCTGCGAAAGCAAACAACGGGCTTGGGATTGCCGGGATCGCCCCGGAATGTCGTCTCATGCCGTTGAGAGCCGGTTTCAAATTTGGGGGCGGTGAGTATCTCCAAAACGACGATCTTGCTGCGGCTATCGTTTATGCAGCGGATAATGGGGCACAAGTGATTAATATGAGCTGGGGAGATACTGTGAACGCCTTCATCATAGAAGCGAGTTTAGAATACGCTTATGCCCGCGGTTGCGTATTGGTCGGTGCCGCGGGAAACTCAGGATCACTGGGATCTTACTATCCTGCCGGTCTTAAAACCGTTATCTCCGTCGCTGGACTTGGGCAGGAAAAACAATTGTATAGCGATTCTAATTTCGGGGCAACAATTGACATCGCTGCCCCGGGCGAAGAAATTCCGAGTACAGATATTGACGGTGGTTACCAAAACAGGTCTGGCACGTCAATGGCAGCGGCACATGTCTCTGGCATCGCAGGCTTGGTAATCGCTGCGAACCCAAATTATAGCAACACAGAAGTCCAAGAAGCCCTCACCGCCACTGCAGAACCATTATTTATCAATTCTCTCGTCGGTGCGGGGTCACTTGACGCATACGCCGTGCTTACGACTTCAACAGCGGTCATCGCTCAAATTGACGCGCACCAAATAGCATCCCACGTTGAAGGATCCAGTAATATCGAGATTTTCGGCAGTGCTGGCGGATCTGGATTTATTGAATACTGGCTGGAGTATGGGGTCGGTGAAGTCCCAAATTTATGGTTGCCTTTAGGACCTGTGCAAACGAAGCCTAAGTTTAATGCCTGTTTGCATAAGTGGGACACTTCTGACTTAGCGGAGAACCGATACACACTAAGACTTAGCGTCAAAACAGAAAACGGCGAAATCAAGAGAGACAGAGTCGTTGTTGACGTGAGTCACACAGCACCGC contains:
- a CDS encoding amidohydrolase family protein, yielding MATTDLAHHIQSIRLVDTHEHMRRENDWVENGPDILQDLFGNYVPADLVTAGASPEAMGDLMDASKDIASRFEGIREAWEATQFTGYGEAVSLIAKHIYGLDELTGDGLASADNLKTLRTPGKRYHILHDLANLDHIQTDDFSWPCTPDTSGPDFFLYDLSWATFCNGQIDPSAIHAETGVEVSNLASLKRGMEAIFAKHAGCAIAVKSQHAYNRTLNWIERSDAEASDALNTVLTQPASEVDEATRLCLGDWCWARGVELTIEHNLPFKIHTGYYAGNDRMPVRRIPAGNMCALFARYLDAKFVLMHIAYPYNDELVALAKHYRNIWVDFCWAWSIDPYSSRDFLRRCIHAVPSNKLFAFGGDTGWPTSAMAYAIQARNEIRRALEAEIADGYLTEKQAMAFATRIMNTNQYACFDIDGTRANIAKAA
- the mtnA gene encoding S-methyl-5-thioribose-1-phosphate isomerase is translated as MAFSTIEWADGRIRLIDQTLLPNEFKQIYCDDLPSIWEAIKSLRVRGAPAIGIAGALGTVLGIWNSTAKTYDAFAAELKAATDYLATSRPTAVNLFWALDRMTRVAEQNSHLQISELKEVLLTEALEIIAEDKAMCRAIGQHGMALLNENDTILTHCNAGGLATSDYGTALAVMFSAHEAGKQIQVYADETRPLLQGARLTTWELMQAGIDVTLICDNMAAQVMKEGKIQCVVVGADRIAANGDTANKIGTYNVAILADAHDIPFYVAAPTSTLDFSLETGAEIPIEQRAPEEVTEGFGKVTAPEGVKVYSPAFDVTPASLVTAIITEKGVARSPYTTSLQALRDA
- a CDS encoding DUF971 domain-containing protein; protein product: MQKFQPTHIERSNASLKIQWKDSHHSELSYSVLRQKCPCARCDATRSGKDPFHILPSDDFFKNLQLVDIQLVGRYAVRLIWNDGHRTGIYTFQFLRELSEDALVTEDDKV
- a CDS encoding acetolactate synthase large subunit, with amino-acid sequence MKASELTVKCLENENVDYIFGIPGEENLDLMDALLESKIQFIQTRDERGAAFMADVYGRLTGRAGVCLATLGPGAMNLVTGVADANMDRAPLVAITGQASLDRMHKESHQYMDVVSVFKPMTKWNTLIHLPEIIPESISKAFKTATSEKPGATHIDFPEDVAEMQIDAEPIRHDYPSEAEPVASCLERAAQLINDAKQPIILAGNGVVRQKASRILTQFAEMTNIPVAHTFMGKGSIPWTHRLSLLSVGLQANDFVSCGFDRADLVIAIGYDIVEYHPRLWNPNRDKKLIHIDTDASESDAAYVTDVEMVGNIRQSLRHLMAEEIYPKDSEYASNTLRKIILDQLDEHRDDKGFPIKPQKILSDVRSVLAEDDILISDVGAHKMWIARMYPCYKPNTCIISNGFAAMGIAVPGAIAAKLIYPERKCLAVCGDGGFLMNSQEIETAVRVGVPFVTLIFNDEAYGLIEWKQMNGFGRPAHIDFTNPDFVKYAEAFGAKGYRVESSDELVPILNDAFNQKVPSIIDCPVDYTENLRLTDELGQLTCPI
- a CDS encoding YkgJ family cysteine cluster protein, which gives rise to MEAYRELVSEIQRDVERLREASGGTPCPTDCFSCCQNTATMAISEVEAQDLKIGLRMLSPQLRTHVRRKAERTIKKLETHGYNVENIIPDAGMKAIGVIKGTPEGQCPMLIGGVCAVYEHRPVICRVWGYPIHNGNELACCHKTFITQRRRYRPLNYTRYWNECKRLSSELGAEKKTPNCYLVLQLLSE